In the Candidatus Bathyarchaeia archaeon genome, GTGCTTATGGTTGATGGTAGCGTTAGGGTTATTCTTGGCGGTTTGTATACGGTGTAGAGTTGGAGGACAAATAGAATCAGCGCTATGTACAACTGTGGGGGCGGAGAAAAAAGAATCGCCAACAAAAAAACTGCCAGCAAGTACGCATTGACGAAATTTTTGGTTGTGAGCAGTGCCATTTAGCTTCACTGTTAGTCTATTTTTGGGACTGGAACCTCTTTTAGCAGCCTTTCAATAATGATTTTGGGGGTTATGTCTTCCATTTCTGCCTCAGGTTTTATTCGTATTCGATGAGTGAGCACTGAAGGCACCAATTTTTTCACGTCGTCGGGTATGACGTAGTCTCTTGTTTGTAGAAACGCCAACGTTCTGGAACCTTTGAACAAGGCTATACTTGCTCTGGTGCTGGGGCCTGTTATGACGTCGGGGTCTTGGCGGGCTTGCCTGACAAGCGAACTTATGTAGTCGTTGACTTTCGGGGCGACATAAACCTTCTTTACTTCTCGTTGTAGCTGCAAAATCTCGTCAAGGGTAACAACGGCTTTCAAGTCGGGGTCTTCAATGTAATCCAGATTTGCCACAACTTGCTTCTCTTCCTCTTTGCTTAGGTAATCGCTCCAGACTCTGAACATGAATCTGTCTACTTGGACCTCTGCTAAGGGATATGTTCCTTCGGATCCGTGGGGGAGTTGGCTAGCAATAACCATGAATGGTTTTGGAAGTGGGTGGGTTTTTCCTTCAATGGTTACTTGTTTTTCTTGCATGGCTTCAACGAGGGCTGCTTGGGTTCTGGGTGTGGTTCGGTTGAGTTCGTCGGTCAATACAATGTTGGCAAATAATGGTCCAGAGACGAAGCGTGACCCGCCGTTGAGAGCGTAGAGGTAGAATCCTGTTACGTCGGCAGGTAGCATGTCTGGCGTGAATTGTATGCGTTTGAATTCTCCGTTTATGACTTGGGCAAATGTTTTTGCCAGCAGAGTTTTTGCTGTTCCAGGCAGTCCTTCGATTAGGATGTGTCCTTCGCTGATGAGTGCTACCAGCAGCATTTCTTTCATTTCGTCCTTGCCTATAACGACCTTTGATACTTCATTTAAAATTCTGTCTGGAACATTTAGTGTTTCAAAGTTTTCTCCCAAGTTTTTCCTTCCTCCACCAAATTGGTCTTAACGCTATTGCTAATGCAACCGCTATTAAGGTTAATGTCGCCAACGGATTCGAAACTGCGCCGTAAACCTCACTCAGGCTTTTTTTCGCTTCCTCCAAAGCGGTTTTTGGTAAATGAGTTTGGTCAACAAAAACCTGCGGTTTTTCATCTTGAAACGAGGCAACGTTTTGGATGAATTGGCTGTTGTCTCCCATTTTTATCATGCCGTTAGTTAACATACTAGGGTCAGCTACCGCGATTACTACGCCTTGGTTTATTCTCTGGTAGGCGACAACGGGTAATGGTCCGTTGCTTTCGTTTGTGTTCCACTCTTCGTTGCCGTTGGTACCTGAGAAGCTGAAAGTGGAAGAGTATGCTACCACGATGGCGTCTGCAGTGTTATTTAGGCTGGTTGCATGATTGAGAATTATGTTGCTGACGTTGTTTGTCATTGGGCTTTGGGTGAAGTCTGTTATCTTCGGAAACCACTTATTTTGGTAATCAAACAATGGGTCCAAAAGGGGTTCTCCCGTGAACTTCATGTTTACACCTAAGTCGCCCAGAACCTGATTTCCATAGCCATAGTCATCCATTACTACTAACGTCCCACCATCATTGACGTAACTTTTCAGCTGCCTAAGTTCAGCCTCCGAAAACGGTTCATACGGAACCAAAAACAGGGTGGTTCCAAGTGGATTTACGGGTAACTCGTTAAATGCCTTTAGCGGAGTGGTGTTTTCTTGGCTCTCGACCGTGGTTAGTCCGTTCCAGAAAGGGTTTTCAACTCCAAAGTCGCCGTTTGGTGGAAAACCCCAAATTAAAACAAGCATAGCCAAACCAATAACTACCGTGGTGGTGAGTAAACATAAGCTCGTTTTCATTTCTGCAGCACCTTTATGATGTTGGAAACGTGCAGTTGGGCTTTGGCAACGTCTTTATCGTTTGGCATATGTGGAGCGTACAAGGTTTTCTCCGCTAACCCCGTTAACTGTGCAAATGAATCCGCGGCGTCGCCAATTTTTGACTGTGTCTGCTGCAGAAACTCCCGCAGCGTCATCTGTGTTTCCAGTTTGTTTCCAGTTGCTGCTTCTACTGTGCCTAAAGCTTTGAGGTATGCGTCTATAATTTTGCCTTTTGTTCCTTTTGGCTTGAATTCAGGTTTGAGAACAGGGCTTTGGGGTGCTACGGTTGGGGCTGTAGGTGTGTTGGTTGTTGCCTCTTCAGGAGGTTTGGGTTTGTTAGCTTTGAAATTGGGTTTAGCCACTCTTGTGTATAGTAGTGCTCCAAGGGCAATGCATGCGGTTGATGCAACCCCTACATTTGCGGAGCTGACGACGAAAATTTTAACGGTTTCTTGGGTTGAGGAGCACCATGGTTCTGCGGGGTTGACGGTTATGCTTAGATCTTGAACCCCCACAAGTACCGTGTTCAATGGGATGTTTATTGTTGCGTTAAAGCTTCCGTCTGGGGCTGTTTTCACTGTGACGTAGGTGGCTGC is a window encoding:
- a CDS encoding AAA family ATPase; amino-acid sequence: MGENFETLNVPDRILNEVSKVVIGKDEMKEMLLVALISEGHILIEGLPGTAKTLLAKTFAQVINGEFKRIQFTPDMLPADVTGFYLYALNGGSRFVSGPLFANIVLTDELNRTTPRTQAALVEAMQEKQVTIEGKTHPLPKPFMVIASQLPHGSEGTYPLAEVQVDRFMFRVWSDYLSKEEEKQVVANLDYIEDPDLKAVVTLDEILQLQREVKKVYVAPKVNDYISSLVRQARQDPDVITGPSTRASIALFKGSRTLAFLQTRDYVIPDDVKKLVPSVLTHRIRIKPEAEMEDITPKIIIERLLKEVPVPKID
- a CDS encoding DUF4350 domain-containing protein, coding for MKTSLCLLTTTVVIGLAMLVLIWGFPPNGDFGVENPFWNGLTTVESQENTTPLKAFNELPVNPLGTTLFLVPYEPFSEAELRQLKSYVNDGGTLVVMDDYGYGNQVLGDLGVNMKFTGEPLLDPLFDYQNKWFPKITDFTQSPMTNNVSNIILNHATSLNNTADAIVVAYSSTFSFSGTNGNEEWNTNESNGPLPVVAYQRINQGVVIAVADPSMLTNGMIKMGDNSQFIQNVASFQDEKPQVFVDQTHLPKTALEEAKKSLSEVYGAVSNPLATLTLIAVALAIALRPIWWRKEKLGRKL